A genomic segment from Capra hircus breed San Clemente chromosome 15, ASM170441v1, whole genome shotgun sequence encodes:
- the LOC102191259 gene encoding LOW QUALITY PROTEIN: olfactory receptor 1440-like (The sequence of the model RefSeq protein was modified relative to this genomic sequence to represent the inferred CDS: inserted 4 bases in 2 codons): MAGGRNSTTITEFILLGFSEFPQLTAVLFSIFPGIYLATVSWNLGPIVLIRMDSRLHTPMYFFLSNLSLLDTCYVSTIAPRTLSDFFRKHKLISFLGCAVQYLLFSRLGLTECCLLAAMAYARYVAICSPLLYTATXCPPLCVQMVAGSCITGFLGSFVQLCALLQLRFCGPNIINHFFCDLPQLLALSCSDTLFFQVMTSVLTVIFGLMSVLVIMISYGYIVATIVKITSAEGRSKAFSTCASHXTAVVLFFGSGIFLYMYPDSGGSSSQNKLASVLYTVIIPMLNPLIYSLRNKEIKDALNVWKKKLFSWCY, encoded by the exons ATGGCTGGAGGAAGGAACAGTACAACAATCACAGAGTTCATTCTCTTGGGGTTCTCTGAGTTTCCACAGCTCACTGCTGTCCTCTTTTCAATATTCCCAGGGATCTACCTGGCGACAGTGTCTTGGAACCTGGGGCCCATCGTCCTCATCAGGATGGACTCCCGTTTGCACACGCCTATGTACTTTTTCCTCAGTAACCTGTCCTTGCTGGACACTTGCTATGTTTCCACCATAGCTCCTAGAACGCTCTCAGACTTCTTCAGGAAGCATAAACTCATCTCCTTTCTGGGGTGCGCCGTGCAGTACCTCTTGTTCTCTCGCCTGGGTCTGACTGAGTGCTGTCTGCTGGCAGCCATGGCTTATGCTCGCTACGTCGCCATCTGCAGCCCTCTGCTCTACACAGCAAC ATGTCCCCCTCTCTGCGTGCAGATGGTGGCAGGATCTTGTATAACTGGATTCCTTGGCTCATTCGTTCAGTTGTGTGCCTTACTTCAGCTCCGCTTCTGTGGACCAAACATCATCAACCATTTCTTCTGCGACCTGCCCCAACTGCTAGCCTTATCCTGCTCGGACACCTTGTTCTTTCAAGTCATGACATCTGTGCTCACAGTCATCTTTGGGCTCATGTCTGTCTTGGTTATCATGATATCCTATGGCTACATTGTCGCCACCATTGTGAAGATCACTTCAGCTGAAGGCCGGTCCAAAGCCTTCAGCACTTGTGCCTCCCA GACAGCAGTGGTCCTCTTCTTCGGCTCGGGCATCTTTCTTTACATGTACCCAGATTCTGGCGGCTCCTCGAGCCAGAACAAGCTGGCGTCTGTCTTGTACACTGTTATAATCCCCATGCTAAATCCATTGATCTATAGCTTGCGGAACAAGGAAATCAAAGATGCCCTAAACGTGTGGAAGAAGAAACTCTTTTCCTGGTGTTACTGA